The genomic stretch CATACCCGCGACATCAGATCCCCCTGTCATGAAGGCCAGCTGCCCATGTTTCGCAATCTCATCGACAAAATCAAAAGCCTGGCAGCCGACGGACGTGAACCCTTCAATCCAGCGACACTCGACGATCCCGTCGCCCTCCGCACCGACTGGTCCCCACTCAAAGGGGGCGGGGCAAACTTCTGCACGCGGAAACTGGTACAGGTCTCCCCCCTGCGTTACGAATTCCGTGCGGCAGCGGGCGCCATCTGCTTCTACCTGATCTTCTTCGGGCTCGGGGCGGCCGCCCTGGTTTTCTCGATTTCTCAAATTATCAGCAGTGAAAAAATCATCGCACCGGAGATTCTCATTCCGGGTGGCGTCGGTCTTGTCTTTGCCATCATCGGCAGTGTGATGCTCTATTTCGGTACCCTGCCGGTGGTCTTCGACAAGCAGCACAACTGTTTCTGGAGAGGCAGGATCCCCGACGACGAACTGATCTACGCCACCGCGAACGAACAGCTTATGCCCTTCCAGGAAATCCACGCGATCCAGCTGATCAAAGAATATATCCGCAGCAAAAACAGTTCGTATCACAGCTACGAAATGAATCTCATCTCCCGCGACGGCGTCCGCACCAACGTCGTCGATCACGGCAACCTCGAAAAGATCCAGGCAGACGCCCAGACCCTCGCCGAGTTCCTGGAAGTCCCCATCTGGAATGGAATCTGAGGGAGCAGATTCAAACATTCAGCCGGATGTCACAGTTGGCTTGTTCAACCGTGATCAAACACCGTCACTTTTCTGCCGGGCCAGCCAGTTCAGGATCTCTCCCTGTTCCAGCCTTAGAGTTTCCTTCGCTCTGGAGCATAGTCCTGTCCCATATGAAACGCAGTACGACCGAACATGGCTGTCATGAACAATAATGCGATTAATACAGGCCAGATATCACGCAGGGAACGAGTGGGGACAAACAGAGCATAGACAGGGGCTGCCAGTCCCAGTAAAAACAGCACGAGGCAGAATAAGGCAAACAGGTAACTCAGTACCGAGAGTATTCTGTTACCGGTTTGCAGCACAGCGTCTGGGTTGTTGGTGCGAATCCGATTCTTAAGTTCTTCCAAAAAGGCCTCGTATGCTTCCAGCTGATTTTTCGCCATCTGCATTTGTCGCGATCCCATTCGGAGGTAATAGCTGGATTGAAAATTGATGGACAGCCCCCAGTGGGGGATGATCCGAACCATTTTTACCGGGAACGATTTTTTCTCTTCATCATAGGCTGACATGCCAGAGAAGGAATTCACTCGAGAGATCTTTTTGTATGGAATCTCCCTGGTTATCTTTCCGTGACGATTGAGCCTTTGCAGTGAATGCTCCGTCATAACGATGGTCTCTTCTCCGAATAAGAAGCCTCTTCGAAAACGATATTCCATCATGGTAATCCTGTTTCAACTAAAACGACCCACTGACGATGCTCTAAGTCATCTTACCGTTTCCAGGTGGTGATCTCTAGCCTGGTTTGCCAACTTCCGCGACGGCGTCCGCACCAGCGTCGTCGATTACGGCAACCTCGAAAAGAGCCAGGCAGACGCCCAAACCCTCGGCGAGATCCTGGAAGTCCCCATCTGAAACGGAATCTCAGCGAGCGACTCACGCAGTTGCCTCAACACCCCTGAGCGGCATCACCCCAGTCACCGTTTCAAACAGCATTTCCACTTCCCAACGCAGTAATAGAAATCAGCCGCAGGTCCTTACCCCCGGTTGAAAGCTCCAGCAGACAGAAGCGCCGTAGGGGCCGACCCATGTGTCGGCCCGCCGGGCAGAGAACGAAAAAGAGTAAACGTGAAATGGGCCAATAAAACTCACCCAGGAAAGAGGGTGGGATCGAATACAATTCGATCCGAGCGCAGCGAGCAGGAGGTCGCAGCTGCCACGATCAATTAAAAGCAACAGACTTTCTTGAGAGCATTCTGTTGAGCGAACCCACGAAGAAAAATAGAATCTATACTCTTAGTCATTGTTTCAATTATCTGATGCTGCCAGCTGCTCTTTAAAAGGAGGTCGAGCTATTCTACATCAATGCGATATGCGAATTGCTATTGATAGAAAGTCGGAAGTCCTGCCATGTGCCGCGTTGTTTATTCTCCCAAATACAATATTGGTTTTTACGGGCTGGAACGCCTGCATCCGTTCGACTCGCGCAAATACGGGCGGGCGTGGAAGCAGCTGCGTGCGCGTTTTGGCAAGTCGCTGCGTAAGATCCATGTTTCCCCGGAGCGTCCCGTCAGTCGTGAGGAACTGTTGCTGGTTCACACGGAACGTTATCTGAAACAGCTTTCCAATTCGATGTATGTCGCACAGGCACTCGAACTGGCGCCGTTGCAGTTTCTGCCCTTCTGGATCATCGATCACCACGTGCTGCGTCCCATGCGCTGGGCTACACGCGGCACCATCGTGGCCGCTCAAGAGGCACTGGAACATGGTCTGGCCATCAATCTGAGCGGCGGCTATCACCACGCAAAGCCTGCCCAGGGCGAAGGCTTTTGTGTTTACGCCGATGCCGCGATCGCGGTGGCGTCGCTGCGGCAACAGGCATTGATCTCAGAGACCGACCTGATTGTCTACGTCGATACCGATGCCCATCAGGGGAACGGCGTGAGCCATGCGTTTATGGACGACAATCGGGCGTTTCTGTTCGATATTTTCAACGCGCATGCCTACCCGCAGAATGATGTCGCTGCCCGGGAACGACTCGACTGTGAGATCGGCATCACGCGGAGCTGGACCGATCGTGAATACATGCTGGAACTGGAAAACAACCTCCCCGGCTTTCTTGATTCGGTTTCCCAATCCCCCGTCGGTCTGGCGATTTACAATGCAGGTACTGACATTTTCGCGGGTGATCCCCTGGGGGGACTGAATATCTCCGCAGCGACGATCCGCGAACGCGATTTGTACGTCGTCAACGAATTACGCCAACGGCAGATTCCCACGATCATGCTACTGAGCGGCGGCTACACAAAACAGAGTTTTCAACTGGTCGCCGATTCCGTGATCGGGTTGCTGGAGAGAGAAGTCTATTGAAGGCAGGGGCCGACTCCCGAGGCGTCCTGCCGATTCGTTTTGTCAGATGTAGATCAATCCAGACGCTAACAGTCGTAGGGGCCGACCCATGTGTCGGCCCGCCGGGCAGAGAACGAAAAAGAGTAAACGTGAAATGGGCCAATAAAACTCACCCAGGAAAGAGGGTGGGATCGAATACAATTCGATCCGAGCGCAGCGAGCAGGAGGTCACAGCTGCCACGATCAAGATAGAGAATAACCACCAACTTCATACAATACCCGGGTATGGAATGTCTGTTTCGTATCGCACGTCTCGCAAAACGACGATTCAGTATGAAAGCCCGAAACAGCAAAGCCGCACGAGTGAAATCAGCGGGATGAACTGCTAGACTCTTTGTCTTCAGTTGATGCTAAAACCAGAAAACGCTGGTCAAAGCGTGCGATATCACCCGGTTGAGTAGAGGCGAGGAACATTGAAAGTCATTGTGATCGGCGGCGGTGCAGCCGGATTCTTCGGGGCGATCGCGGCTGCGGAAAATGGTCACGAGGTGACGATCCTCGAAGCCGCCTCCTCCGTCCTGGCGAAAGTCCGCATCTCGGGTGGCGGTCGTTGTAACGTAACGCACAGCTGCTTCGAACCCCGCGACCTGGTCAACAGCTATCCCCGCGGCGGAAAAGCACTCCGCGGTCCCTTCACCCGCTTTCAACCGGCCGACACGATCGAGTGGTTTGAGTCGCGCGGCGTCGCCACCAAAACCGAAGCCGACGGCCGCATGTTTCCCACCACCGATGATTCCGCCACAATTGTCAACTGCCTGATGACCGCAGCGGAAAACGCGGGCGTCGTGGTTCGTCTGCGTGCCAACGTTGCCGCCATCGAACAACACGAATCCAGTTTCACCGTCACACTGCAGACGGGCGAATCAATCAACGCGGATCGCATCCTCATGACAACCGGCGGCAGTCGCGCCGGCTTTGAGTTAAGCGGTCGCCTCGGTCACACAATCGTGCCCCCCGTTCCGTCACTGTTTACATTCAAAGTCAACGATCCGCGCATCAAAGACCTGCCCGGCGTCGCGGTGGAACAGGTCGAGTGCCAACTGGTCACCAGCACGAAAACGTTCACCCAGTCGGGGCCGATCCTCGTCACACACTGGGGCCTCAGCGGACCGGCGGTATTGAAACTTTCTGCCTGGGCAGCCCGCGAACTGTTTGAAGCGAATTATAACGCCTTGCTCCGCATCAACTGGCTGGCAGGAACGAGTGCCGACCAGGCACGCGAACAGTTAAACGCGTTCAAGTCAGCGCAGGCGAAGAAAAACATCGACGCAGCCAGTCCCTGGCAGTTTCCCAAACGGTTATGGAAGTCGCTCGTCGATCACAGCCTGGGCCCGCAACCGGTGCGCTGGGCCGAACTTTCCAAAAACGGATCGCAGGCCCTCGTCAAAGAACTGACAGCCGGCGAATTCCAGGTCACGGGCAAAGGTGTCTTCAAAGAAGAATTCGTGACCTGCGGCGGCGTCGACCTGAACGAAGTCGATTTCCGCACGATGGAGAGCCGCCTCTGCCCCGGCCTCTATTTCGCCGGCGAAATCCTCAACATCGACGGTATCACAGGCGGCTTCAACTTCCAAAACGCCTGGACCACAGCCTGGATCGCAGGCCACGCGATGTAAGGCCGAGAGATAACACAACCGACAATCTAATCAGTCCCACACTCTCAAACCCACAAAAACCAGCGACCACTAGCCGCAGGGCTTTAGCCCCGGTTGAAAGCCCCAATAAACAGAACACGCAACAAACATCAAACCACAACAGTCGTAGGGGCCGACCCATGTGTCGGCCCGCCTGGCAGAGAACAAGCAAGAGCAAACCACGAACGGGACCAGCAAAATCCCCCTGCCAAAAAACAGAAGGGGGGGATCGAATGCAATTCGATCCGAGCTCAGCGAGCAGGAGGTCACAGCTGCCGCGTCCGCTGCAGGGGGGAGCCTCATTTTCGGTTGTAGATAACATTCACTCTTCGCGGATCACCTGGAAAAAATCACCCTCCAGGAAACCGGGGAGCCAGGTGCGGATGTCGCTGGGCCCGATGTACTTCAAATTCGTCGGGATCACTCCCGATTTTCCAAAGTAGGTCTCAGCCACATACAGTTGCAGATCGGCGACCAGTTCCAGAGAACGCTCCAAGAAGACAGCAAGTTCCTCGCGTGCGTCCCGGGCTTCCTCGTAATTCCCCCAGAAGCCACACGCGTCGCCTGTATGGCGTGCATAGATGTAGTAGAGATCGCGCGTCGAGAATATCGCCCGTGCATCGAGAGAAATCGCCTGACCAATAGATGTGACATAAATGTTCCAGCCATCTTCCACCTGATCAGGCACATATTTCGAAATGGGGAGTGGCTCGACAGATCCAAGAATCAGAGGGTGGCACACACCATTCTCCTTTTATCCCGACTTACATGATGTTGATCCTGGTCTGGGGACAAAATGTCAGCCGACTTGCGAGGTTTTGGAGCAAATCAGTACCAGTCCGGAGTACTCAGGCACTCAGCTGCCAGACACCATTGGATTAACTGTCTGACGAATCCCGGCGTGATGGAGAATTCTGCATTCCGTGTATCGCTGGACTGACCAGTCCGAAAGGTCGGCACTGGCGGAACCAGTTGCTGCTCTGCCAGCGCGGACATGAACCGCTGATGCGTCCAATCATCGATGGGATAGTGAAAACAAAGGCTCTTGTCAGGCGAAACAACGACAAGTGTCGGCCAGTCATCGCCAGGGAGATATGGCACAGACCAGTAATACGTCTCCTGATCCACCACGATTCGGGTTTTACCCCGTTTTGAGACTGCCATACGAAGTGACCGCTTTCTCTCTCAAGTTCTGATACGGCTCCAGCCAGGAACGACCCGAAAGGGGAGACCCATTCCGCAGCACTCTGGTTCGGAAAATGGTGACGATTTTACCAACTGCCCCCCCCCCTTTCTGTACCCCACCCAGGGTGCCACCGTTGGCTGGTCGAGCTAAAAGAAAAACAATGCTCCTCATCACACAACCAGAAAGGGTGGGATCGAATGCAATTCGATCCGAGCGCAGCGAGCAGGAGGTCGCAGCTGCCGCGTCCGAAACTGGGTAAAAGCCACCAACTTCACACCCCACCTGAAACCATCACATATCAACGTCGGACAGCCTCTGTTTCATTTTCCGTTTCAGCAGGAAAACAGCAACAATCAATCCGACCAGTCCTCCGGCGTAACCGGCATTATGAATCGTACCCACGATCGCAAATCGTTTGAGCGTGGTTCCGGAAAACTGTCTTTCAAACCCCAGGAATTCCTGAGAATCAAAGACATAGTAATTCAGGTACCCCGCGACGCCCCCCAGAATGCCCGCACCCATGGCACAACAGGCGATGATCGCGAGCCCCTGCAGAATATCGCGGCGGGCCGTTTGTAAATCATCACTGTTGAAACGCATCCGCGCGAGAAACCAGCCGGAAAATAATCCCACCCACCAGGTCGCGAGGAAGCCGATGATGCCCACATACAGCCGCTCGGGCAAATGAAAATCCGCATACCGAAACTGGTGGAATTTGAAATCGGTGAAATATTCCGGCGAGATCGTATAGCTGATCTGATCATGCAGCATCCCATACAGTCCGCCCAGCAGCGCCCCAAACAACAGGTACGGCAGAATTCTACGAACGTTTCTGACTCGGGGAACAATCCACTTCATTTCAGTTCTCAACAGGGTGGCATAGTGGTCTGGTCCCACTATGATGAAATCAAAGCCCTTCAACACAGAAAGGAGAGTGGATCCGGGCACAGCAGTCGTAGGGGCCGACCCATGTGTCGGCCCGCCTGGCAGCGAACGAAAAAGAATAAACGTGAAACGGGACCAGTAAAAAACTTCAGAAAAAGAGGGTGGGGTCGAATGCAATTCGATCCGAGCGCAGCGAGCAGTAGGTCGCAACTGCCGCGATTGATAAAGTGCAAAGCCACCAACCTCCACCGCATCCGGGTGGCACAGTGGGCTGGTCCCACTAAGAAAGTCGCAGAGTGCATATTATCAGGATCTGCCCCTTTTCCGTTCCAACCCCTCATCAATTCGCGATCAGTAATTCCAGCAGGCTGAGGACGGTCGTCCCCTCGCTGTTGTAAGGTTCCTCGAACGTCGTTTCATGATCGACCGAGTAAACCAGCGGGTTCGCGGGATCCTGCGGGTTCTCACCAATCAGGTAGAAGTAATGCGCGTCAGCACCGAAGGGGACGAACTGGGCAGTGTCGACCGCTGTGAAGTCAGCTTGCCAGTCAGGGTAGAAGCTGCCGTTCATCGCGAATTCGAAATAATGGCACCACACCAGCACAGAGTCCTGGATTTGAGTCTCAGTCATTTCAGCAGCGCCGCTCCCCGCATGCAGTTCGCGAAAACGGATTTCGGAGGAACGAAACGTACCCGCCGGCCACTTGATCTGCTGCGTCAGGATTTCGACAGAGGATTGCCCTGTCGGCTCCGACGGCAGCCCACCGAGCTGAATAATCTGCTCGCGCAGTTCACCA from Gimesia chilikensis encodes the following:
- a CDS encoding histone deacetylase family protein; protein product: MCRVVYSPKYNIGFYGLERLHPFDSRKYGRAWKQLRARFGKSLRKIHVSPERPVSREELLLVHTERYLKQLSNSMYVAQALELAPLQFLPFWIIDHHVLRPMRWATRGTIVAAQEALEHGLAINLSGGYHHAKPAQGEGFCVYADAAIAVASLRQQALISETDLIVYVDTDAHQGNGVSHAFMDDNRAFLFDIFNAHAYPQNDVAARERLDCEIGITRSWTDREYMLELENNLPGFLDSVSQSPVGLAIYNAGTDIFAGDPLGGLNISAATIRERDLYVVNELRQRQIPTIMLLSGGYTKQSFQLVADSVIGLLEREVY
- a CDS encoding BaiN/RdsA family NAD(P)/FAD-dependent oxidoreductase, producing the protein MKVIVIGGGAAGFFGAIAAAENGHEVTILEAASSVLAKVRISGGGRCNVTHSCFEPRDLVNSYPRGGKALRGPFTRFQPADTIEWFESRGVATKTEADGRMFPTTDDSATIVNCLMTAAENAGVVVRLRANVAAIEQHESSFTVTLQTGESINADRILMTTGGSRAGFELSGRLGHTIVPPVPSLFTFKVNDPRIKDLPGVAVEQVECQLVTSTKTFTQSGPILVTHWGLSGPAVLKLSAWAARELFEANYNALLRINWLAGTSADQAREQLNAFKSAQAKKNIDAASPWQFPKRLWKSLVDHSLGPQPVRWAELSKNGSQALVKELTAGEFQVTGKGVFKEEFVTCGGVDLNEVDFRTMESRLCPGLYFAGEILNIDGITGGFNFQNAWTTAWIAGHAM